The proteins below are encoded in one region of Candidatus Cloacimonadota bacterium:
- a CDS encoding PTS sugar transporter subunit IIA, with protein MEIFSPELIKMNYFALDKKSCLSEMAEFLFEHSIVSSFEEFFKTILERENLMSTGIGRGIAIPHSRSETVKKLTIAVYLLDNELDFQSIDDEPVRMVFMIAVPKDMKQEYMKLLSAISNFLKLEENRDKLLGCKSNLEVYNILKGIKL; from the coding sequence ATGGAGATTTTTTCACCGGAATTGATAAAAATGAATTATTTTGCTCTGGATAAAAAGAGTTGCCTTTCCGAAATGGCGGAATTCCTTTTTGAGCATTCAATTGTCAGTTCTTTTGAGGAATTTTTTAAGACGATCCTCGAAAGAGAAAATCTGATGTCAACAGGTATTGGCAGAGGTATTGCGATACCTCATTCACGCAGTGAAACCGTGAAAAAATTAACGATTGCAGTATATCTTCTTGACAATGAACTTGATTTTCAATCGATTGACGACGAACCTGTCAGGATGGTGTTTATGATAGCAGTCCCGAAGGATATGAAACAGGAATATATGAAACTTTTGAGTGCGATTTCAAATTTTTTGAAATTGGAGGAGAACAGGGATAAATTGCTCGGATGCAAATCCAATCTTGAAGTTTAT